A genomic region of Arachis hypogaea cultivar Tifrunner chromosome 5, arahy.Tifrunner.gnm2.J5K5, whole genome shotgun sequence contains the following coding sequences:
- the LOC112801443 gene encoding glycosyltransferase family protein 64 C3 gives MPTPARLAILTIFFLSLTFSSRSFDTCSQTKIRDPQSLRCDQITVVMNGFSEERIPLLQSLATAYSLSTLVSSVLVLWGNPSTPLRVLQQLARNLSSSSSEASITLLPQPSSSLNLRFLPRQNHIKTKAVLICDDDVEVHPRTLEFAFRIWSSNQDRIVGLFARSHDFDLNRKEWVYTVHPDRFSIMLTKFMLLKSEYLYRYTCGGGEKMASMRRMVDSVRNCEDILMNIVVSEVAKVGPVLVGARRVRDYGDARNDEGGEGYGSGGLSGRKGEHRRRRGWCITEFHRVLGMMPLRYNYGKVVDSVGEQALCNKRGKLVFCDHSFMDN, from the coding sequence ATGCCCACGCCGGCGAGACTCGCCATCCTCACCATCTTCTTCCTTTCATTAACCTTCTCATCTCGGTCCTTTGACACCTGCAGCCAAACAAAAATTCGTGACCCTCAGAGCCTTCGGTGCGATCAGATCACGGTTGTGATGAACGGATTCTCGGAAGAGCGGATCCCTCTGCTCCAATCCCTAGCAACGGCGTACTCCCTGTCGACACTGGTCTCGTCAGTGCTCGTGCTCTGGGGCAACCCCTCCACACCGCTACGTGTCCTGCAGCAATTGGCCCGCAACCTCAGCTCCTCCTCTTCCGAGGCCAGCATCACCCTCCTCCCCCAACCGTCGAGCAGCCTCAACCTCCGGTTTCTCCCCCGCCAAAACCACATCAAAACGAAGGCCGTTTTGATCTGCGATGATGACGTAGAGGTCCACCCTCGAACCCTGGAGTTCGCGTTCCGCATCTGGTCTTCCAACCAAGACCGCATAGTGGGGCTCTTCGCCCGCTCCCACGACTTCGACCTGAACCGGAAGGAATGGGTGTACACGGTTCACCCGGACCGGTTCTCAATCATGCTCACCAAGTTCATGCTCCTCAAGAGCGAGTATCTCTACCGTTACACGTGCGGTGGCGGAGAGAAGATGGCCTCGATGAGGAGAATGGTTGATTCGGTGCGGAACTGCGAGGATATACTCATGAACATAGTGGTGTCGGAGGTAGCGAAGGTGGGGCCGGTGTTGGTCGGGGCGAGGAGAGTGAGGGATTACGGTGACGCCAGGAATGATGAAGGCGGGGAAGGATACGGTAGCGGTGGGTTGAGTGGTCGGAAAGGGGAGCATAGGAGGCGGAGAGGGTGGTGCATAACAGAGTTTCATAGGGTACTGGGAATGATGCCGTTGAGATACAATTATGGGAAGGTGGTTGATTCCGTTGGGGAACAGGCCCTCTGTAACAAGCGGGGCAAACTCGTCTTTTGCGATCACTCCTTCATGGATAATTAA